Proteins from a single region of Halogeometricum borinquense DSM 11551:
- a CDS encoding deoxyhypusine synthase: MTDDSSRDHVVPGSDEELQTPDVRGYDFRGTFDFAEMLSSYETTGFQATQLAEAVEIAEEMQEADATVYLTFTSNIISSGLREAVAYLVREGYVDVLITTSGSITEDVIKTAKPFKMGEWDADEAALREQGINRLGNIFVPSDRYVWLEEYLYDFFDDFFAEKKIRTPTAFARELGETLDDEDSVLKQAADNDVPVFCPALTDAEVGNFLYYYRQGYDSEVGIEILDDYDKLIENGLLSDTTGLIAVGGGVPKHHAIMTNLFRGGADYAIYISTGMEGDGSLSGAPPNEAVSWGKIKEEDKNYTQIEAEATLVFPMLIAGAFKQ; encoded by the coding sequence ATGACAGACGACAGTAGTCGGGACCACGTTGTTCCCGGGAGTGACGAAGAGTTACAGACTCCGGACGTTCGTGGCTACGACTTCCGCGGGACGTTCGATTTCGCTGAGATGCTCTCTTCCTACGAGACGACGGGCTTTCAGGCCACGCAACTCGCAGAAGCAGTCGAAATTGCAGAAGAGATGCAAGAGGCAGACGCGACGGTGTATCTCACGTTTACGTCGAATATCATCTCCTCAGGGCTCCGAGAGGCCGTTGCCTATCTGGTCCGAGAAGGCTACGTAGACGTTCTGATCACGACTTCGGGGTCGATAACCGAGGACGTTATCAAGACGGCGAAGCCGTTCAAGATGGGCGAGTGGGATGCCGACGAAGCGGCGCTTCGAGAACAGGGAATCAACCGTCTCGGCAACATCTTCGTCCCCTCTGACCGATACGTCTGGTTAGAAGAGTACCTCTACGACTTCTTCGACGACTTCTTCGCGGAGAAGAAGATCCGAACACCCACGGCGTTCGCACGCGAACTCGGCGAGACGTTGGACGACGAAGATTCCGTGCTCAAGCAGGCCGCGGATAACGACGTTCCGGTGTTCTGTCCGGCGCTGACGGACGCTGAAGTCGGGAACTTCCTCTACTACTACCGACAGGGATACGACTCCGAGGTCGGCATCGAGATTCTCGATGATTACGACAAACTCATCGAAAACGGACTGCTCTCCGATACGACGGGACTCATCGCGGTCGGCGGCGGCGTTCCGAAGCACCACGCAATCATGACCAACCTCTTCCGCGGCGGAGCGGATTACGCGATCTATATCTCGACGGGGATGGAGGGAGATGGGTCACTGTCCGGCGCTCCGCCGAACGAGGCGGTGTCGTGGGGGAAGATCAAAGAAGAGGACAAAAATTACACCCAAATCGAAGCTGAGGCGACGTTGGTCTTCCCGATGCTGATCGCTGGAGCGTTCAAACAGTAA
- a CDS encoding metal ABC transporter substrate-binding protein, with product MDDTNQSRLQKHFSRRQALTAGAGLVTTGLAGCMGSGTAENNESNGSVTGSPSGSDDSESQTLSVASFFSFYDFARKVARDTPVEIENLIPTGLHGHGWKPNASITKKIIEADAFIHVGEDFQPWADRAIKTIKGDNVDTQLINVREGIELVDLAASLDPEEEGIGENRGKDPHFWLDPNRAAQSVDNIADGLAKLAPEHEDAFRKNAETYKTDVLDRIDQDYADIFDRADRDVVQLAAHNAFQYLGVTYGVEMRPLVVNLAASGDVKPTDITEAKRVIQENDINHIGAAVFETRRPAQQLLTETDVESYFPVTPYAGVRKDWVEMGWGYEEIAYNINMPTFEVVLGNKAPKEVGPDGWADQWRNFE from the coding sequence ATGGACGATACGAACCAATCACGTTTGCAGAAGCACTTCTCACGGCGGCAAGCTCTTACTGCAGGTGCAGGTCTTGTTACTACTGGTCTCGCTGGCTGCATGGGGAGCGGCACCGCTGAAAACAACGAATCGAACGGCTCCGTTACCGGTTCGCCAAGCGGTTCTGATGATTCTGAATCGCAAACGCTCTCTGTCGCGTCGTTCTTCAGTTTCTACGACTTCGCACGCAAGGTCGCACGCGACACGCCGGTCGAGATAGAGAATCTCATTCCGACGGGTCTGCACGGACACGGATGGAAGCCGAACGCGAGCATTACGAAGAAGATTATCGAGGCTGACGCCTTCATCCACGTCGGTGAGGACTTCCAGCCGTGGGCTGACCGAGCGATCAAGACGATCAAAGGAGACAACGTCGATACCCAACTTATCAACGTCCGCGAGGGTATCGAACTGGTTGATCTCGCTGCCAGTCTCGATCCTGAAGAAGAGGGTATCGGTGAGAATCGCGGAAAGGACCCGCATTTCTGGCTTGACCCGAATCGTGCGGCTCAATCGGTCGATAACATCGCCGATGGGCTTGCGAAACTCGCACCCGAGCACGAGGACGCCTTCCGGAAGAACGCCGAGACGTACAAGACGGACGTTCTCGACCGCATCGATCAAGACTACGCGGACATTTTCGACCGCGCAGATCGAGATGTCGTTCAGTTGGCAGCGCACAACGCCTTCCAGTACCTCGGCGTCACCTACGGCGTCGAGATGCGGCCCTTGGTCGTCAATCTCGCCGCCAGCGGCGACGTCAAACCGACGGATATCACCGAAGCCAAGCGCGTCATCCAGGAAAACGATATCAACCACATCGGTGCCGCAGTGTTCGAAACGCGTCGTCCAGCCCAGCAACTGCTTACCGAGACGGATGTCGAATCGTACTTCCCGGTAACGCCGTACGCTGGCGTCCGCAAAGACTGGGTCGAGATGGGCTGGGGGTACGAGGAAATCGCCTACAACATCAACATGCCCACCTTCGAGGTCGTCCTCGGTAACAAGGCGCCCAAAGAGGTCGGTCCCGACGGCTGGGCGGACCAGTGGAGGAACTTCGAATGA
- a CDS encoding phosphatidylglycerophosphatase A family protein — translation MNRRESLLTVGGLGHAPVAPGTFGSLPPVAVALVFLTTPLPIWQLNVVLPTLALVLSVACVRFGHWAEGYWGCKDPRTVVADEAIGQTLPLLFLPWHHWGYGEMALWNVLLLFTAVTTFRLFDVTKLPPMRMLERLSGGWGILIDDLVAGVYATVFSHLLIRFVWPPVLG, via the coding sequence TTGAACCGACGTGAGTCTCTCTTGACCGTCGGTGGACTCGGGCACGCACCCGTCGCTCCGGGGACGTTTGGCTCGCTCCCGCCAGTTGCGGTCGCTCTGGTTTTTCTGACGACACCGCTTCCGATCTGGCAACTGAACGTGGTTCTGCCAACTCTCGCGCTCGTACTCTCGGTTGCGTGCGTTCGATTCGGTCACTGGGCGGAGGGATACTGGGGATGCAAGGACCCGCGGACGGTCGTCGCAGACGAGGCAATAGGACAGACGCTTCCGCTGCTCTTTCTCCCGTGGCATCATTGGGGCTACGGGGAGATGGCTCTCTGGAACGTACTCCTCTTGTTTACCGCGGTGACCACGTTCCGACTGTTCGATGTGACGAAACTCCCGCCGATGCGAATGCTCGAACGCCTCTCCGGCGGATGGGGAATCTTGATCGATGATCTCGTTGCGGGCGTCTATGCGACAGTCTTCTCGCACCTGCTCATCCGATTCGTCTGGCCGCCCGTACTCGGGTAA
- a CDS encoding ABC transporter ATP-binding protein, translated as MASLNGSDGRNETGSGTPVIEVSGVSKRYDNRQTVDALRDVSLTVEDGEFVCLVGPSGCGKTTLFRIVAGLEPPTSGDVFVTGSPVTGPGIDRGMVFQEYNLFPWRTVEGNVRFGLEQPACDCPDCTARVEELIDLVGLTGFEDAYPKELSGGMKQRVAVARALAVDPEILLLDEPFGSIDAQTRDHLQRELLDIWQETEKTILFVTHEIEEAVTLADRIVVLGSNPDDSITTVDIDVERPRDRTAPEFVSLIEEVRELIEQRGRSAEQSH; from the coding sequence GTGGCATCCCTGAACGGAAGCGACGGGCGTAACGAGACGGGTTCCGGAACACCAGTAATCGAAGTCAGCGGTGTGTCCAAGCGGTACGACAACAGACAAACCGTCGATGCGCTCCGCGACGTTTCGCTCACGGTCGAGGATGGGGAGTTCGTTTGCCTCGTCGGCCCATCCGGGTGCGGAAAGACGACGCTCTTTCGCATCGTCGCTGGACTCGAACCGCCAACCAGCGGCGACGTGTTCGTCACTGGGAGTCCAGTCACCGGACCGGGAATCGACCGCGGGATGGTGTTTCAGGAGTACAACCTCTTTCCGTGGCGAACGGTCGAGGGAAACGTTCGATTCGGTCTGGAACAACCAGCCTGCGACTGCCCGGACTGCACAGCGCGCGTCGAAGAACTCATCGATCTGGTTGGACTCACCGGATTCGAAGACGCCTACCCGAAGGAACTCTCCGGCGGGATGAAACAACGCGTCGCCGTCGCTCGCGCACTTGCGGTTGACCCGGAAATCCTTCTCTTAGACGAACCGTTCGGGAGTATCGACGCGCAGACGCGCGACCACCTCCAGCGAGAACTCCTCGACATCTGGCAGGAGACGGAAAAGACGATTCTTTTCGTCACCCACGAAATCGAAGAGGCAGTGACGCTCGCCGACCGAATCGTCGTCCTCGGATCGAATCCCGACGACAGCATCACAACGGTCGATATCGACGTCGAACGCCCCCGCGACCGAACCGCACCGGAGTTCGTCAGTCTCATCGAAGAAGTTCGAGAACTGATCGAACAACGAGGAAGATCGGCTGAACAGTCTCACTAG
- a CDS encoding CmpA/NrtA family ABC transporter substrate-binding protein, with protein MATVSRRETIAAAGAGLAALSGCTTVLGSGQENSEQLHVGWVPIYPNVQHFVMSERDYYAELDAELSTTEFSSGPAAVKAFAAGDLDIGFFGVTPAMVLTDNGVDADVLVANSKNGFKMIATDGFADRYDDDGGDAFQSYTADHGTKPIWGTAPDGSVPDIITRYWIERDLEAGATTDVVNKAKVPPAKTPQAAQSGDIVGTTVQEPYATLVAEMDGYRQIEWSGTVLPDHPVTVAFVANSVSNELKRGFVEQHIRATNAVYDDPTGAAQDAAAVLGLDEALAERAMQSKAAAFLSDPHEITSQSETMSKFVAEVGNIDGAMSAAELFDVSVYDTVA; from the coding sequence ATGGCCACAGTGTCACGACGCGAGACGATAGCGGCGGCAGGTGCAGGACTAGCGGCGCTCTCCGGGTGTACTACAGTACTCGGAAGCGGGCAGGAAAACAGCGAGCAGTTACACGTCGGTTGGGTGCCGATATATCCGAACGTCCAGCATTTCGTCATGAGCGAGCGGGATTACTACGCCGAACTCGACGCGGAGCTCTCAACGACGGAGTTCTCCTCTGGCCCTGCCGCAGTAAAGGCATTCGCCGCCGGCGACCTCGACATCGGCTTCTTCGGCGTCACGCCCGCCATGGTCCTCACCGACAACGGCGTAGACGCCGACGTACTCGTCGCAAACTCTAAGAACGGTTTCAAAATGATCGCAACTGACGGCTTTGCCGACCGATACGACGACGACGGTGGCGACGCCTTCCAGTCGTATACGGCCGATCACGGAACCAAGCCCATCTGGGGAACCGCCCCTGATGGCTCCGTTCCGGATATTATCACCCGGTACTGGATCGAACGAGACCTCGAAGCCGGAGCGACAACAGACGTTGTCAACAAGGCGAAAGTCCCACCTGCGAAAACGCCACAGGCTGCACAATCCGGCGATATCGTCGGAACGACCGTCCAAGAACCGTACGCGACGTTGGTTGCGGAAATGGACGGCTATCGGCAAATCGAGTGGTCCGGCACCGTCCTCCCAGACCACCCCGTGACCGTCGCGTTCGTCGCAAACAGCGTCTCGAACGAACTGAAACGAGGCTTCGTGGAACAGCACATCCGTGCGACGAATGCCGTGTACGACGACCCGACTGGGGCCGCACAGGACGCAGCGGCAGTTCTCGGTCTCGACGAAGCGCTCGCCGAGCGTGCGATGCAGTCGAAAGCCGCTGCCTTTCTCTCGGACCCGCACGAGATTACCAGCCAGTCAGAGACGATGTCGAAGTTCGTCGCTGAGGTCGGCAACATCGACGGTGCCATGAGCGCAGCGGAACTGTTCGACGTTTCGGTCTACGACACCGTCGCATGA
- a CDS encoding metal ABC transporter ATP-binding protein, translating to MSTQNAENAASTGIVDSSYPVIELSEVDFGYTAASVVKDISLQIDSGEYAAVVGPNGSGKSTLMKLMLGLLRPDKGVTKLFGEPSHQFDDGSRIGYVAQHASASKDMPITVREVVKMGRFPHVGFGRLSDEDWQIVDRALDTVGMTAFANRRVTQLSGGQRQRAFIARALASEADLLVLDEPTVGVDIESVESFYDLLDSLNEDGITILLIEHDLSAVTEHADRVICLNREIYFDGPTSEFVESDALARAFGTAANFLGDL from the coding sequence ATGAGCACGCAGAACGCCGAGAACGCCGCAAGTACCGGCATCGTAGACAGTTCCTACCCGGTTATCGAACTCTCAGAGGTTGATTTCGGCTACACGGCAGCCTCGGTCGTCAAGGACATCTCGCTTCAGATAGACTCCGGGGAGTACGCCGCAGTCGTCGGACCGAACGGGTCGGGCAAATCGACGCTGATGAAGTTGATGTTAGGGTTGCTCCGTCCGGACAAAGGTGTCACCAAACTGTTTGGCGAGCCCTCGCATCAGTTCGACGACGGCTCCCGAATCGGCTACGTCGCTCAACACGCGAGCGCGTCCAAGGATATGCCGATAACCGTCCGCGAGGTCGTCAAGATGGGCCGATTCCCACACGTCGGCTTCGGCCGCCTTTCCGATGAAGACTGGCAGATTGTCGATCGTGCGCTCGACACAGTCGGTATGACGGCGTTCGCAAACCGTCGTGTGACGCAGTTATCGGGTGGCCAGCGTCAGCGAGCGTTCATCGCTCGCGCACTCGCCAGCGAGGCTGATCTGCTCGTCCTCGACGAACCGACCGTCGGCGTCGATATCGAATCTGTCGAGTCGTTCTACGACCTCCTCGACTCGTTGAACGAGGACGGAATCACCATCCTCCTCATCGAACACGACCTGAGTGCAGTTACCGAACACGCAGACCGAGTCATCTGTCTCAACCGCGAGATATACTTCGACGGGCCGACGTCGGAGTTCGTCGAAAGCGATGCGTTGGCTCGCGCGTTTGGGACGGCAGCGAACTTCCTGGGTGATCTCTGA
- a CDS encoding ABC transporter permease, which translates to MSLRTRPAVESGLNVGRKADVNQSVLGAIGLTSFLAVWWLAAALVEPTYLLPGPLPVLSALVTEVTTTAPLSLPVTGGTVELPRAMTRLAQTSLHLVPGLLAGAFVGNGAGLVIGYATRADAIATPVVRVLRPIPELAWIAFAIVWFGIGHTGATFIVAIGALWINYYAAYSGVRGVRDGYKEVAASLGIRTHVGMLRYVILPAASPAIVNGFRTSIGRCLMIVVGAELFGAPGVGYEILNASNNLDMARSMAYMLLISAVYICVDGGYAALESRWFAWHP; encoded by the coding sequence ATGAGTCTCCGAACACGCCCGGCAGTCGAGAGCGGACTGAACGTCGGCCGCAAAGCGGACGTCAACCAGTCCGTTTTGGGTGCAATCGGACTCACCAGCTTCCTCGCCGTATGGTGGCTCGCCGCAGCGCTCGTCGAACCGACGTATCTCCTCCCGGGGCCGCTCCCGGTTCTTTCGGCACTCGTAACCGAGGTAACCACGACCGCCCCACTCTCACTCCCGGTGACGGGCGGAACTGTCGAACTCCCACGCGCGATGACGCGACTCGCGCAGACATCGTTACACCTCGTTCCGGGGTTGTTGGCGGGCGCGTTCGTCGGGAACGGAGCCGGTCTCGTCATCGGCTACGCCACGCGAGCGGACGCGATAGCGACACCGGTCGTCCGCGTCCTCCGGCCGATTCCGGAACTCGCTTGGATTGCGTTCGCCATCGTCTGGTTCGGTATCGGTCACACCGGTGCGACGTTTATCGTCGCAATCGGCGCGCTCTGGATCAACTACTATGCGGCGTACTCGGGTGTTCGCGGTGTCCGCGACGGATACAAGGAGGTCGCTGCCAGTCTCGGCATCCGGACGCACGTCGGAATGCTCCGTTACGTGATTCTCCCCGCCGCCTCTCCCGCAATCGTCAACGGGTTTCGGACGAGCATCGGACGGTGTCTCATGATCGTCGTCGGCGCGGAACTGTTCGGCGCGCCCGGTGTCGGCTACGAGATTCTCAACGCCTCGAACAATCTCGACATGGCGCGGAGCATGGCGTACATGCTGTTGATCAGTGCCGTCTACATCTGCGTTGATGGGGGATATGCGGCGCTCGAATCGAGGTGGTTCGCGTGGCATCCCTGA
- a CDS encoding metal-dependent transcriptional regulator, producing the protein MSEPDSDPPNATDSTPPLTPKMEDYLRHIYRLEQESNSRVSNSDIADRLGVTRATVSSMLDTLSESGLIERERYRPIRLTDDGVEHALGVIRRHRLVETMLSELFDYTISEVDAEADVLEHHLSPRLCREIERELDMPDIDPHGDPIPDANLDIPHAEDATSLAEVAESSCVEVTRILTQDDETLEYLVSAGIEPSVRLCLDEKTPIGMLTVTVVETGRQMGLPRPVASQILVTAVDGD; encoded by the coding sequence ATGAGCGAACCCGACTCAGATCCTCCGAATGCGACGGACTCTACGCCCCCGCTGACGCCGAAGATGGAGGACTATCTCCGTCATATCTATCGACTCGAACAGGAGAGTAACAGTCGGGTTTCGAATTCGGATATCGCTGATCGCCTCGGCGTTACGAGAGCAACAGTTTCGAGCATGCTCGACACGCTCTCGGAGTCCGGACTGATCGAACGCGAACGGTATCGTCCGATCCGACTCACAGACGACGGGGTCGAGCACGCACTGGGGGTGATCCGGAGGCACCGATTGGTCGAAACGATGCTCTCGGAACTGTTCGATTACACGATCAGTGAAGTTGACGCCGAAGCCGACGTTCTGGAACATCACCTCAGTCCTCGGCTTTGCCGAGAGATCGAACGGGAACTCGATATGCCGGATATCGACCCACACGGAGACCCGATACCGGATGCGAATCTCGATATCCCCCACGCGGAGGACGCCACGTCGCTGGCTGAAGTCGCAGAATCGTCGTGCGTCGAAGTGACCCGGATCTTGACGCAGGACGACGAGACGCTCGAATATCTCGTCTCGGCCGGCATCGAACCGTCAGTTCGTCTCTGTCTCGACGAGAAGACTCCAATCGGCATGCTGACTGTCACTGTCGTCGAGACCGGACGACAGATGGGCCTTCCGCGACCGGTCGCCTCGCAGATTCTCGTCACCGCGGTCGATGGCGACTAG
- a CDS encoding ABC transporter ATP-binding protein, translating into MCPHSKQAPSRSESVSTAETADRESTAAVAVEGLTKTFGSGAESVTAVDGVSFTIESGSVVGLLGPNGAGKTTTIKSILGLVRPDAGTVRIDGIDTAENPRQAFNRVDAMLEGARNDYWRLTVRENLRYFAAIGGDDPAAVSDRHDQLLDTLELSEKADEPVRDLSRGMKQKVSLASVLASDVSVAFLDEPTLGLDVESSLTLRRELRRIVDERDLTVVLSSHDMDVIEDVCDRVIIMSDGEIIINSEVAELLEQFETQRFRISLNDVDSDTLSLLRERYDVSDIDQFDRRTRFEVTADNETFYRLIDAIAEADVTLDSVETIQPDLEDVFLEITGTGDS; encoded by the coding sequence ATGTGTCCCCACTCAAAACAAGCGCCCTCCCGGAGTGAATCCGTGTCAACGGCGGAAACTGCGGATCGAGAGTCTACGGCCGCCGTTGCGGTCGAGGGTCTCACGAAGACGTTCGGCAGCGGCGCTGAATCGGTCACTGCCGTTGACGGCGTTTCGTTTACCATCGAGTCGGGTTCCGTCGTTGGTTTACTCGGCCCAAACGGCGCGGGGAAGACGACTACTATCAAATCGATTTTGGGGTTGGTACGACCCGATGCAGGGACGGTACGTATCGACGGAATCGATACTGCAGAGAACCCACGACAGGCGTTCAACCGGGTCGATGCGATGTTGGAAGGTGCCCGAAACGACTATTGGCGACTGACGGTTCGGGAGAACCTCCGGTACTTTGCGGCTATCGGTGGTGACGACCCAGCGGCAGTTTCTGACCGGCACGATCAGTTGCTCGATACGCTTGAGCTATCCGAGAAAGCCGACGAACCTGTTCGTGATCTCTCTCGCGGGATGAAACAGAAAGTCTCGTTGGCGAGCGTTCTTGCGAGCGATGTCTCTGTCGCGTTTCTGGACGAACCGACGTTGGGTCTCGATGTCGAGAGTTCACTGACGCTCCGGCGAGAGTTGCGACGTATCGTCGATGAGCGAGACTTGACGGTCGTTCTGTCGAGTCACGATATGGACGTTATCGAGGATGTTTGTGATCGTGTGATTATCATGAGCGACGGAGAGATCATAATCAACAGCGAGGTAGCCGAACTCCTCGAACAGTTCGAGACGCAGCGGTTCCGAATCAGTCTCAACGACGTTGACTCGGACACGTTGTCTCTCCTTCGTGAGCGCTACGACGTTTCGGACATCGACCAGTTCGACCGCCGAACCCGCTTTGAGGTGACAGCCGATAACGAGACGTTCTACCGGTTGATCGATGCGATAGCCGAGGCCGACGTTACGCTCGATTCAGTCGAGACGATTCAACCGGATTTAGAGGACGTTTTCCTCGAAATTACGGGAACGGGGGACTCCTAA
- a CDS encoding ABC transporter permease translates to MSSSNSGTAGYGSLAYAILSREVINWARYPVNAASVVFGQFFFFALIFFGGQAVGSQGFSDSAAGLVVGYFLWSLVGQSYQGTIGIITEEASWGTLERHFISPFGFNRVLFIKAIARMLRALFVSLAVLAMMVILTGTQLQMHVITVLSILLLTTLSVVGLGFAMGGVAVLYKRISSFSQLFSLVILGLVGAPVLDIPWLRVLPVVQGSAMLQQTMRSGVRLWQFDGIDIGILVGVTLVYFGIGFAVFHLTQRRARNVGVLGDY, encoded by the coding sequence ATGAGCTCTTCGAATTCTGGCACCGCCGGATACGGATCGCTCGCGTATGCTATCCTCTCCCGCGAAGTCATCAACTGGGCCCGTTATCCGGTTAATGCGGCCAGTGTCGTTTTCGGACAGTTCTTCTTTTTCGCGTTGATATTCTTCGGTGGACAGGCAGTCGGTAGTCAAGGCTTTTCGGATTCGGCTGCCGGGCTCGTCGTCGGCTACTTCCTCTGGTCGCTCGTTGGCCAATCGTATCAAGGAACAATCGGTATCATCACCGAAGAGGCGTCGTGGGGGACTCTCGAACGTCATTTCATCAGCCCGTTCGGATTCAATCGGGTGCTGTTCATCAAAGCCATCGCGCGCATGCTGCGAGCGCTGTTTGTGTCGCTGGCCGTCCTCGCCATGATGGTGATTCTCACTGGCACCCAACTGCAGATGCACGTTATCACCGTCCTTTCGATTCTGCTACTGACGACCCTGTCTGTCGTCGGTCTCGGCTTTGCGATGGGTGGCGTCGCGGTACTCTACAAGCGTATCAGCAGTTTCTCGCAACTGTTCTCGCTCGTCATTCTCGGTCTCGTCGGTGCGCCCGTTCTCGATATTCCGTGGTTGCGAGTGCTTCCAGTCGTCCAAGGGAGCGCGATGCTTCAGCAGACGATGCGGAGTGGCGTTCGTCTCTGGCAGTTCGATGGCATCGATATCGGGATTCTCGTCGGGGTCACGCTCGTCTATTTCGGAATCGGGTTCGCCGTGTTCCATCTCACACAGCGTCGGGCACGGAACGTGGGCGTTCTCGGTGATTACTGA
- a CDS encoding metal ABC transporter permease, which translates to MLGMGLSPLQTGTPDSLLAPLYWILQFWSGIMTWLAQYTGLELLQYGFMHRAILVGLCIGVMAPLIGTFLVHRQLALIGDALAHTGFAGVAVGLFLNAVLDLGVSPYLTAVIVAMIAALLIELISEATDAYNDVSMAIVLSTGFALGTTLISINAGGLAVGVKQFLFGNLSTVSPDSAAILLVLFAVIIGVVGLTRNQLLYVTFDETAAAVSGLSVSWYNRIMVMLTAMVVVGAMQIMGVILVAAMLVVPVAGAAQVSRSFNESLLVSVVLAELAVILGIGASYYGKATAGGVIVLTAVAIYIVTILLGKLQTAVGEESTPEMGSIDVGQTESAGD; encoded by the coding sequence ATGCTGGGGATGGGTCTGTCTCCGCTTCAGACCGGGACGCCGGATTCCCTTCTCGCCCCGCTGTATTGGATTCTCCAGTTCTGGTCGGGGATTATGACGTGGCTCGCACAATATACCGGCCTCGAGTTGCTTCAGTACGGGTTCATGCACCGCGCCATTCTCGTCGGGTTGTGTATCGGCGTGATGGCACCGCTTATCGGGACGTTCCTCGTTCACCGTCAGTTAGCGTTGATCGGTGATGCGCTCGCCCACACCGGTTTCGCTGGGGTCGCTGTCGGATTGTTCCTCAACGCCGTCCTCGACCTCGGCGTCTCGCCGTACCTGACCGCGGTTATCGTCGCCATGATTGCCGCCTTGCTCATCGAACTTATCTCGGAGGCCACAGACGCCTACAACGACGTTTCGATGGCAATCGTCCTCTCGACTGGATTCGCTTTGGGGACGACCTTGATCAGCATCAACGCCGGCGGTCTCGCCGTCGGTGTCAAGCAGTTCCTCTTCGGCAATCTCTCGACGGTTTCGCCCGACAGCGCCGCAATATTGCTGGTGTTGTTCGCCGTCATCATCGGCGTCGTCGGACTCACGCGTAACCAGTTGCTGTACGTCACGTTCGACGAGACTGCGGCGGCGGTTTCGGGACTCTCGGTAAGTTGGTACAACCGAATTATGGTGATGCTGACCGCGATGGTTGTCGTCGGCGCGATGCAGATCATGGGTGTCATCCTCGTTGCGGCCATGCTCGTCGTTCCCGTCGCCGGTGCAGCGCAGGTCTCCCGCAGTTTCAACGAATCGTTGCTCGTGTCGGTCGTTCTCGCCGAACTGGCCGTCATTCTGGGAATCGGTGCCTCCTACTACGGCAAAGCGACGGCCGGGGGCGTGATTGTCCTCACTGCGGTCGCTATCTACATCGTCACTATCCTCTTGGGCAAACTTCAGACCGCCGTCGGTGAGGAATCGACGCCCGAAATGGGCAGCATCGACGTCGGACAGACCGAATCGGCCGGAGACTGA
- a CDS encoding sensor histidine kinase — MTLLGEALTGALTRIERSKLLRDRERELQKQNDRLEKFASIVSHDLRNPLSVARGYIELAEEKGEKEYFEKINSALNRMEGLIEDLLVLSKARDNIGDGTECPLNEIAREGWTYVETGDANLQIADETPLVYGECNLLTELFENLFRNAVEHGGEDVTVNVGKLDRTDGFYVEDNGTGIPPEKREDVFEYGYTTNQGGTGFGLAIVADIANAHGWSISLTASSEGGTRFEFETGA, encoded by the coding sequence GTGACGCTGCTCGGTGAGGCGCTGACCGGAGCGTTGACTCGGATAGAGCGGAGTAAACTCCTCCGCGACCGCGAGCGCGAACTACAGAAACAGAACGACCGACTCGAAAAGTTCGCCAGCATCGTGTCACACGACCTCCGGAATCCGCTCAGTGTTGCACGAGGGTACATAGAACTGGCCGAAGAGAAGGGTGAAAAAGAGTACTTCGAGAAAATCAACTCGGCACTCAACCGGATGGAGGGACTCATCGAGGATCTCTTGGTACTCTCAAAAGCAAGAGACAACATCGGAGACGGGACGGAGTGTCCACTGAATGAGATCGCCCGCGAGGGATGGACGTACGTCGAGACAGGGGATGCAAATCTCCAGATCGCTGATGAAACACCGTTGGTGTACGGTGAGTGTAACCTCCTTACCGAACTGTTCGAGAACCTGTTCAGAAACGCGGTCGAACACGGCGGCGAAGATGTAACCGTGAACGTCGGTAAACTGGACCGTACGGACGGTTTCTACGTCGAAGACAACGGCACAGGGATACCACCGGAAAAACGCGAGGACGTATTCGAGTACGGATACACCACCAATCAAGGCGGGACCGGGTTCGGATTAGCAATCGTAGCCGACATTGCGAACGCGCACGGGTGGTCCATCTCACTAACGGCCAGTTCGGAGGGAGGTACACGCTTCGAGTTCGAGACAGGTGCGTAA